In Shouchella patagoniensis, the following are encoded in one genomic region:
- the ligD gene encoding DNA ligase D, translating to MKATETTKMPSNDFGLAEVKYDGFRCMVLLTANRIELRSRNDRILNSTFPEVVSALEKVQENLKPSLPLLMDGELVCLQNAYASHFHIVQTRSRMTNQVRIKRESIIHPCQWIAFDLPQERKAYTERRYELIQLCQKANISQLSPSCWQNTLHCISSDTITSVYDLVQRFNGEGLIAKNTKGLYHDGTRTKEWLKLKRYRYISVLVTFYEESNGYFHGSVRDNQQLLKVAVFKHGITSEEHKTLKQFFLSHGKKEKTGISLPPTIVVELACIDFAGGQLREVHFARFKHDTKVETVTLLSLYRSLFPLPETLHTTSLDKPLWAHTNKKEYLNYLQAASSFMLPFLHNRALTVIRFPHGTMQKERFYQKHVPNYAPDYVQTAWLENIEYILCNNPDTLLWLGNQLALELHVPFQPVQYSKPSEIVLDLDPPDYTTFSLAREAALDIKLIFERFDLPFFCKTTGGKGLQIHVPLQEDAISYEETARFLSFVAQFLSKQKKELYTTERLKRNRKGRLYLDYVQHSFNKTVIAPYSMRESGYIATPLTEEELHSTTLTPEQFTQKMVYERFLRLQNPFANYNHKRVSRSEFLKILDKIQ from the coding sequence ATGAAAGCAACAGAAACCACAAAAATGCCGTCCAATGATTTTGGTTTAGCTGAAGTGAAGTACGATGGCTTTCGATGTATGGTTTTGTTAACAGCTAATAGGATTGAACTTCGAAGCCGTAATGACCGAATTTTAAACAGTACTTTTCCTGAAGTGGTATCAGCGCTAGAAAAAGTCCAAGAAAACCTTAAACCTTCTTTACCCCTTTTAATGGATGGTGAACTCGTTTGTTTGCAGAACGCTTATGCAAGCCATTTTCATATTGTACAAACTCGTTCGCGAATGACCAATCAAGTAAGAATAAAAAGAGAATCCATCATTCATCCTTGTCAATGGATTGCGTTTGATCTACCACAAGAAAGAAAAGCGTATACAGAGAGGCGTTATGAATTAATCCAGTTATGCCAAAAAGCAAATATCTCACAATTATCACCTTCATGTTGGCAAAACACTTTGCACTGTATCTCAAGTGACACAATTACTTCTGTTTATGATCTCGTGCAACGTTTTAACGGTGAGGGGCTTATTGCAAAAAACACAAAAGGGTTATACCACGATGGTACTCGAACAAAAGAATGGTTAAAGCTTAAACGCTATCGCTATATATCAGTACTTGTTACGTTTTACGAAGAATCGAATGGATACTTTCATGGCAGCGTGCGTGATAATCAACAACTACTAAAAGTAGCTGTTTTTAAGCACGGTATCACTTCTGAAGAGCATAAAACGTTAAAACAATTTTTTCTTTCACATGGTAAAAAAGAGAAGACTGGAATTTCCTTACCACCCACGATCGTTGTTGAATTAGCCTGTATTGATTTCGCTGGTGGTCAGTTAAGAGAAGTTCACTTTGCACGCTTTAAGCATGATACAAAAGTTGAAACAGTCACGTTACTATCCCTTTATAGGTCATTGTTTCCTTTACCAGAAACCTTACACACAACTAGTTTGGACAAGCCTCTTTGGGCTCATACAAACAAAAAAGAGTACTTAAATTATTTACAAGCAGCTAGTTCCTTTATGCTACCATTTCTCCACAATCGAGCCCTCACGGTTATTCGATTCCCACACGGAACGATGCAGAAAGAACGGTTTTATCAAAAACACGTACCAAATTATGCGCCAGATTATGTGCAAACTGCCTGGCTAGAAAACATTGAATACATTCTTTGTAATAATCCAGATACATTGCTTTGGTTAGGAAACCAGTTGGCTCTTGAACTCCATGTTCCATTCCAACCTGTACAGTATTCAAAACCTAGTGAAATTGTCTTAGATCTTGATCCGCCTGATTATACTACTTTTAGTTTAGCTCGAGAAGCTGCCCTCGATATTAAGTTAATTTTTGAGCGATTTGATTTGCCCTTTTTTTGTAAAACAACCGGCGGTAAGGGATTACAGATTCACGTCCCTTTGCAAGAGGATGCCATATCGTACGAAGAGACAGCGCGATTTCTCTCCTTTGTAGCCCAATTTTTAAGTAAACAAAAAAAAGAGCTATACACTACGGAACGTTTGAAGCGCAACCGGAAAGGACGACTTTATCTTGATTATGTTCAACATAGTTTCAATAAAACAGTTATTGCTCCTTATTCGATGAGAGAATCCGGTTATATTGCAACGCCTCTCACAGAAGAAGAGTTGCATTCCACTACACTTACTCCAGAGCAATTTACTCAAAAAATGGTCTATGAACGCTTTTTACGCCTTCAGAACCCATTTGCAAATTATAACCATAAAAGAGTAAGTAGAAGCGAATTTCTGAAGATATTAGATAAAATCCAATAA
- a CDS encoding YrrS family protein, which yields MGQRYQQRKSKRANQILNVAITIVAVLIIFLGSSLAFSYFNDSSKDTVVDEEQTGIGESGDGETIEEGNEEGSSDGNDSESNEDATNEDEEGTEDQDEGTEEDSANEDEEGTEDGEMVVPTEQTNPNPNDFSSAGQNWSEMSEAVHLGAGLDEASTTIIRLENGGSTTSARGILLDRNSSMYYDVRIQWEDNVGWRVESVEESATQPSY from the coding sequence ATGGGACAGCGTTATCAACAGCGAAAAAGTAAACGTGCAAATCAAATTTTAAATGTGGCGATTACGATCGTTGCCGTACTGATTATTTTTCTAGGAAGTAGCTTGGCGTTTAGTTATTTTAATGATTCATCTAAGGATACAGTTGTTGATGAGGAACAGACTGGGATTGGTGAGTCAGGTGATGGTGAAACGATTGAAGAAGGTAACGAAGAAGGTTCGTCTGATGGGAATGATAGCGAATCGAATGAAGATGCTACCAACGAAGATGAAGAAGGAACAGAAGACCAAGACGAAGGAACAGAAGAAGATAGTGCAAATGAAGATGAAGAAGGAACAGAAGACGGAGAAATGGTTGTACCAACAGAGCAAACGAATCCCAACCCAAATGATTTTTCTAGCGCTGGGCAAAACTGGAGCGAGATGTCAGAAGCTGTTCATTTAGGTGCAGGATTAGATGAAGCATCGACAACAATTATTCGGTTAGAAAATGGTGGGTCCACAACAAGTGCACGAGGAATTTTATTAGATCGTAATTCCAGCATGTATTATGACGTTCGGATTCAATGGGAAGACAATGTTGGTTGGAGAGTTGAATCGGTAGAAGAATCAGCCACACAACCAAGTTATTAA
- a CDS encoding Ku protein: MHTVWKGSIQFGLVHIPVKLHTATENKDIKLRQLHKKCHTPISYEKKCPHCDEELKQDDIVKAYEYVKNKFVVLDAEELEQLKKENEDKAVQILDFVQLNEVDPIYFDRSYFLAPGDGGAKAYSLLQQALVDSKKIGIAKIIIRSKEHLAIVRTYKNALMMETIHFPDEVRAVQDVPNLPDAITVDDKELKTALLLVDQLTTTFDPEKYNDEYRAQLMSLIEQKQQGEEVVAAKPVNKAEESNVTDLMSALEASLERTKPKRKKAVASKRKTTTKSTTKKNA; this comes from the coding sequence ATGCATACTGTTTGGAAAGGAAGCATTCAATTCGGGTTAGTCCATATACCCGTTAAATTGCATACTGCCACGGAAAATAAAGATATTAAATTAAGACAACTGCATAAAAAATGTCACACACCCATTTCTTATGAAAAAAAGTGTCCACATTGTGATGAAGAGCTTAAGCAGGATGATATTGTTAAAGCATATGAGTATGTAAAAAATAAATTTGTTGTATTAGATGCTGAAGAACTTGAACAATTAAAAAAAGAGAATGAAGACAAAGCCGTACAAATTTTGGATTTTGTACAACTTAATGAGGTAGATCCGATTTACTTCGACCGCTCTTATTTTTTGGCACCAGGTGATGGTGGTGCTAAAGCATACTCACTACTACAACAAGCGCTTGTAGATTCAAAAAAAATAGGAATCGCTAAAATTATTATTCGTTCAAAGGAACATCTAGCGATTGTAAGAACATATAAAAACGCACTAATGATGGAGACGATTCACTTTCCGGATGAAGTAAGAGCGGTACAAGATGTGCCTAATTTGCCCGATGCGATTACCGTTGACGATAAAGAATTAAAAACAGCCTTACTATTAGTTGATCAATTAACAACGACTTTTGACCCAGAAAAATACAATGATGAGTACCGTGCTCAATTAATGTCATTAATTGAACAGAAGCAACAAGGTGAAGAAGTTGTTGCTGCTAAGCCCGTAAATAAAGCAGAGGAATCCAATGTGACCGATTTAATGTCAGCTCTAGAGGCCTCACTTGAACGGACAAAACCTAAGCGTAAAAAAGCTGTGGCGAGTAAAAGAAAAACAACAACAAAATCAACTACGAAGAAAAATGCATAA